A window from bacterium encodes these proteins:
- the nadD gene encoding nicotinate-nucleotide adenylyltransferase, whose translation MIGCGADGAVTSVAVMGGTFDPIHHGHLFAAEEVAAHFGLSQVIFMPCRQPPHKPAGAVSPAEHRYQMTALAVASNPRFTVSRLELERAGPSYTIETLRELRRQRGAALEIFFITGADAVLEIMTWREPDAVLDECRLVAVHRPGYDLDKLARVLGPERAAKVEPLAVKTLDISSTELRQRIAQGQSIRYLTPEAVSDYIQENGLYRGR comes from the coding sequence ATGATCGGGTGCGGCGCCGATGGGGCAGTGACCAGCGTGGCCGTCATGGGCGGGACCTTCGATCCCATCCATCACGGCCACCTTTTTGCTGCGGAGGAAGTTGCCGCGCATTTCGGCCTGTCGCAGGTCATCTTCATGCCCTGCCGCCAGCCGCCGCACAAGCCTGCCGGCGCCGTCTCTCCGGCCGAGCACCGCTACCAGATGACCGCCCTGGCGGTGGCGAGCAACCCGCGCTTCACCGTGTCGCGACTGGAACTGGAGCGCGCGGGGCCCTCGTACACCATCGAGACGTTGCGCGAGCTGCGGCGGCAGCGGGGCGCGGCGTTGGAGATCTTCTTCATCACCGGCGCCGATGCCGTGCTGGAGATCATGACCTGGCGGGAGCCTGACGCGGTGCTCGACGAGTGCCGCCTGGTGGCCGTGCACCGCCCCGGCTATGACCTGGACAAGCTGGCACGGGTGCTGGGGCCGGAGCGGGCAGCCAAGGTCGAGCCGTTGGCGGTCAAGACACTCGACATCTCATCCACCGAGCTGCGGCAGCGCATAGCGCAGGGGCAGTCCATTCGCTACCTGACGCCGGAGGCCGTGAGCGACTACATTCAAGAGAATGGCCTGTATCGGGGACGGTAG